The following are from one region of the Amycolatopsis sp. QT-25 genome:
- a CDS encoding AMP-binding protein — MTRPGCVSRFDVHARQTPDRIAVFEHGTGLTYGRLAGLAGGRALRLRDAGVRPGERVGLVTGHGSDAIAAILGTLATGCTYVPLDPTFPRERLEYQLAAARVTAVLTDPEYIELAESLCRTGSARLVRSGTETALLPVPEPDPDGPAYVLFTSGSTGRPKAVAQTHRNLLHVVDNQVAALGITAADRLSLLASFGFDAAIPDLYPALLTGAALVPVDLRAHGLAHAARELARHEVTVYHSTPTVYRHLLDVLGETGLPSVRTVLLGGEQATHADVRRGRFAPECVFVNGYGATEVTFAAHYRTTAAELDPDAEGPLPIGRALPGFTLTVLDSGELEVRGRHLVDGYLDQPSPAFGTTAGGDRRYRTGDLGSLLPDGNLVCLGRLDRQVKVRGFRVELTEIEARLAEQPGVAEARAIVRDGDLLAYVTAAGPRPDGRVLRAALAEALPSYSVPAAVAVSDGFPLTVTGKLDELALPDPRAAAAVPAERLTPAEERVHWIWCAVLDRDRVGRTEAFFDAGGDSLRLGRVQARLADEFGVDVPLLALFEHTTIAEQADWLTESTSDTPAPATAEEPSGDLIAVVGLACRFPGAPDAASFWWNLCAGVDSIHDYGDDELAALGIGPGLRADPAYVRAGGRIEGVEEFDAGFFGFTADEAARTDPQHRLFLETAWQALEDAGRDPAAETGPVGVFTATSVNRYFLFHLFGNPAVTGDVDPDDWEGRLPGRQLTDHLPGQVAYRLGLTGPAVAVQSACSSSLAAVALAAQNLADYRCDVALAGGASVTWPRYRGGGLASPDGRCRAFDVAAAGAGFSSGAGVVVLRRLADALADRDHVYAVLPGWAITNDGPDRAGYAVPGPAGQAAAVAEALAVAEVAPDEVALLEAHGSGTPLGDAIEVAALNRVYRDTPPETCALGSVKTNIGHLDAAAGIAGLLKAVLAVRHGVIPPSLHFTAPHPEIDLAGGPWYVPAKAADWPVRERRVAGVSSFGMGGTNVHVLVAEAPAVPPRQAARGPFVLPVSARDAKALREAVSRLRDRLAADAPDLGDVAYTLSVRRAFACRAAVVADSVASAVAALGALLADGTDVEGPAGVERDLADHWVRGGGIEWAAGGEPGRVPLPGYPFQRQRYWIDPPPHHPSDQGSPR; from the coding sequence ATGACACGACCCGGCTGCGTCAGCCGATTCGACGTGCACGCCCGGCAAACGCCCGACCGGATCGCGGTCTTCGAGCACGGCACCGGGCTCACCTACGGCCGGCTCGCCGGGCTCGCGGGCGGCCGCGCGCTGCGGTTGCGCGACGCCGGTGTCCGGCCGGGGGAACGGGTCGGGCTCGTCACCGGGCACGGCAGCGACGCGATCGCGGCGATCCTCGGCACTCTCGCCACGGGGTGCACTTACGTCCCGCTGGACCCGACCTTCCCCCGGGAGCGTCTCGAGTATCAGCTCGCGGCCGCGCGGGTGACCGCCGTGCTCACCGATCCGGAGTACATAGAGCTGGCGGAGTCCTTGTGCCGCACGGGATCCGCGCGGCTAGTGCGCTCGGGCACGGAGACCGCGCTACTCCCGGTGCCGGAGCCCGATCCGGACGGCCCGGCGTATGTGCTGTTCACCTCCGGGTCCACCGGCCGGCCGAAGGCCGTCGCCCAGACCCACCGCAATCTCCTGCACGTCGTCGACAACCAGGTCGCCGCGCTCGGCATCACCGCGGCCGACCGGCTCAGCCTGCTCGCGTCGTTCGGCTTCGACGCGGCGATCCCGGACCTTTACCCGGCATTGCTCACCGGCGCCGCGCTCGTGCCGGTCGACCTGCGCGCGCACGGCCTCGCCCACGCCGCACGCGAGCTGGCCCGGCACGAGGTGACCGTCTACCACTCGACACCCACGGTCTACCGGCACCTGCTCGACGTGCTCGGCGAGACCGGTCTCCCGTCCGTGCGGACCGTGCTGCTCGGTGGCGAGCAGGCTACCCACGCCGACGTCCGCCGCGGCCGGTTCGCGCCGGAGTGCGTGTTCGTCAACGGCTATGGCGCCACCGAGGTGACTTTCGCCGCGCACTACCGGACGACCGCCGCCGAGCTGGACCCGGACGCCGAGGGACCGCTGCCGATCGGGCGCGCGCTGCCCGGTTTCACGCTCACCGTGCTGGACAGCGGCGAGCTCGAAGTGCGCGGGCGGCACCTCGTCGACGGCTACCTCGACCAGCCGAGCCCGGCGTTCGGGACGACGGCGGGCGGCGACCGTCGTTACCGGACCGGCGACCTCGGCAGCCTGCTGCCGGACGGGAACCTCGTGTGTCTCGGCCGGCTCGATCGGCAGGTCAAGGTGCGCGGCTTCCGGGTGGAGCTGACCGAGATCGAGGCCCGGCTCGCCGAACAGCCCGGGGTGGCCGAAGCCCGCGCGATCGTGCGCGACGGCGACTTGCTCGCCTACGTGACCGCAGCCGGCCCGCGTCCGGACGGCCGGGTGCTGCGCGCCGCGCTGGCGGAGGCCCTGCCCAGCTATTCGGTACCCGCGGCCGTCGCGGTATCGGACGGTTTTCCGCTGACCGTCACCGGAAAACTCGACGAACTGGCGTTGCCGGACCCGCGGGCGGCAGCGGCCGTCCCAGCCGAGCGGCTGACCCCGGCCGAGGAACGCGTGCACTGGATCTGGTGCGCGGTGCTGGACCGTGACCGGGTCGGGCGCACCGAGGCGTTCTTCGACGCCGGCGGTGACTCGCTGCGGCTCGGCCGGGTGCAGGCGCGGCTGGCCGACGAGTTCGGGGTCGATGTCCCGCTGCTCGCCCTGTTCGAGCACACGACGATCGCCGAGCAGGCCGACTGGCTCACGGAGTCCACTTCGGACACTCCGGCGCCGGCCACCGCGGAGGAGCCCTCCGGGGATCTCATCGCCGTCGTCGGGCTGGCCTGCCGGTTCCCCGGCGCGCCGGACGCCGCCTCGTTCTGGTGGAACCTCTGCGCGGGCGTCGACTCGATCCACGACTACGGCGACGACGAGCTGGCGGCGCTGGGCATCGGGCCGGGCCTGCGTGCCGACCCGGCGTACGTGCGGGCGGGTGGCCGGATCGAAGGGGTCGAGGAGTTCGACGCCGGGTTCTTCGGGTTCACCGCCGACGAGGCCGCGCGGACCGATCCGCAGCATCGGCTGTTCCTCGAAACGGCGTGGCAGGCACTCGAAGACGCGGGACGGGATCCCGCCGCCGAGACCGGGCCGGTCGGAGTGTTCACGGCCACCTCGGTGAACCGCTACTTCCTGTTCCACCTGTTCGGCAACCCGGCGGTGACCGGCGACGTCGACCCGGACGACTGGGAGGGGCGGCTGCCCGGCCGTCAGCTCACCGATCACCTGCCCGGCCAGGTCGCCTACCGCCTGGGGTTGACGGGCCCGGCGGTCGCCGTGCAGAGCGCGTGCTCCAGCTCGCTCGCGGCGGTGGCGCTGGCCGCGCAAAACCTCGCGGACTACCGGTGCGACGTCGCGCTGGCGGGCGGGGCGAGTGTGACGTGGCCGCGGTACCGCGGCGGCGGGCTCGCCTCGCCGGACGGCCGGTGCCGCGCGTTCGACGTCGCCGCGGCGGGTGCCGGGTTCAGCTCGGGTGCTGGGGTGGTCGTGCTGCGGCGGCTGGCGGACGCACTCGCCGACCGCGACCACGTCTACGCCGTGCTGCCCGGCTGGGCGATCACGAACGACGGCCCCGACCGCGCGGGCTACGCCGTGCCGGGACCGGCCGGACAGGCTGCCGCGGTGGCCGAGGCCTTGGCCGTCGCGGAGGTCGCCCCGGACGAGGTCGCGCTGCTCGAAGCCCACGGCAGCGGCACCCCACTGGGTGACGCGATCGAGGTGGCCGCGCTCAATCGCGTCTACCGGGACACGCCGCCGGAGACGTGTGCGCTGGGCTCGGTGAAGACGAACATCGGGCACCTCGACGCGGCGGCAGGTATCGCCGGGCTGCTCAAGGCCGTGCTGGCCGTGCGGCACGGCGTCATCCCGCCGAGCCTGCACTTCACGGCCCCGCACCCGGAGATCGACTTGGCGGGCGGGCCCTGGTACGTCCCGGCGAAAGCCGCCGACTGGCCCGTCCGCGAGCGGCGGGTGGCCGGGGTCAGCTCGTTCGGCATGGGCGGCACGAACGTGCACGTGCTCGTGGCGGAGGCACCTGCCGTCCCACCTCGGCAGGCGGCGAGGGGGCCGTTCGTGCTGCCGGTGTCCGCGCGTGACGCGAAGGCGTTGCGCGAGGCGGTGTCCCGGCTGCGCGACCGGCTCGCCGCGGACGCGCCGGATCTCGGGGACGTGGCGTACACGCTTTCGGTCCGGCGGGCGTTCGCGTGCCGGGCCGCCGTGGTGGCGGACTCGGTCGCGTCGGCGGTCGCCGCGCTCGGCGCGCTGCTGGCGGACGGAACCGACGTCGAGGGCCCGGCAGGGGTGGAGCGGGACCTGGCCGACCACTGGGTCCGGGGTGGCGGGATCGAGTGGGCCGCCGGCGGTGAGCCGGGCCGAGTCCCCTTGCCGGGCTACCCGTTCCAGCGGCAGCGGTACTGGATCGACCCCCCGCCGCATCACCCATCCGACCAGGGGAGCCCTCGGTGA
- a CDS encoding type 1 glutamine amidotransferase domain-containing protein, which produces MATGKILIIVTNVREYETAGMRTGLWLGELTHFYDHALDNGFELEIASPAGGYVPIDPESLAHDVLGELGTDRRYQDREFMDLLKNTEKAGDVNVEDHDAIYFTGGHGVMFDFRDKELAALTARFHDSGRIVSAVCHGPAGLLDVILDNGDALIKGRNVTGFSWAEEKAAQRADAVPFSLQDELIERGAKYSIADKPFDTHVVNDGRLITGQNPGSARAVGEAVVAALQAR; this is translated from the coding sequence ATGGCTACCGGCAAGATCCTGATCATCGTCACGAACGTGCGCGAGTACGAGACGGCGGGGATGCGGACCGGGCTGTGGCTCGGCGAGCTGACCCACTTCTACGACCACGCTCTGGACAACGGGTTCGAGCTGGAGATCGCCAGCCCGGCCGGCGGCTACGTCCCGATCGACCCGGAGAGTCTGGCACACGACGTGCTCGGCGAACTCGGCACCGACAGGCGCTACCAGGACCGCGAGTTCATGGACCTGCTGAAGAACACCGAGAAGGCCGGCGACGTGAACGTCGAAGACCACGACGCGATCTACTTCACCGGCGGCCACGGGGTGATGTTCGATTTCCGCGACAAGGAACTCGCCGCGTTGACGGCACGCTTCCACGACAGCGGCCGGATCGTCTCGGCGGTCTGCCACGGCCCGGCCGGGCTGCTGGACGTCATACTCGACAACGGTGATGCATTGATCAAGGGCAGGAACGTGACCGGCTTTTCCTGGGCGGAGGAGAAAGCCGCGCAGCGCGCCGACGCCGTTCCGTTCAGTCTGCAGGACGAGCTGATCGAGCGAGGTGCGAAGTACAGCATCGCCGACAAACCGTTCGACACCCACGTCGTCAACGACGGGCGGTTGATCACCGGTCAGAACCCGGGTAGTGCCCGCGCGGTCGGCGAGGCCGTCGTCGCCGCGCTGCAGGCCCGATGA
- a CDS encoding SRPBCC family protein yields MSEVSRVVDVPPDAVFAVLADGWSYAGWVVGSSHIRDVDEDWPALGSRIHHSVGPWPFHIQDVTIVKAVEPGVSLSLEARGWPLGAAAIGLTLLPHGEGKTEVRMRESVLRGPAKVLPESVQALVAKPRNTEALARLADLATGKYTNRKGAQR; encoded by the coding sequence GTGAGTGAAGTCAGTCGAGTCGTCGATGTGCCGCCGGACGCCGTTTTCGCCGTGCTCGCCGACGGCTGGTCGTATGCGGGTTGGGTCGTCGGCAGCTCCCACATCCGCGATGTCGACGAAGACTGGCCTGCTCTCGGTTCGCGGATCCACCACAGCGTCGGACCGTGGCCCTTCCACATCCAGGACGTCACCATCGTGAAGGCCGTCGAACCCGGCGTTTCCCTGTCGCTGGAGGCGAGGGGCTGGCCGCTCGGCGCGGCGGCGATCGGGCTCACCCTGCTCCCCCACGGTGAAGGCAAGACCGAGGTCCGGATGCGGGAAAGCGTGCTGCGTGGTCCCGCCAAGGTGCTGCCCGAATCGGTTCAGGCGCTCGTCGCCAAACCGCGCAACACCGAGGCCCTCGCCCGCTTGGCCGATCTGGCGACCGGGAAGTACACCAACCGCAAGGGCGCTCAGCGGTAG
- a CDS encoding NAD(P)/FAD-dependent oxidoreductase, whose protein sequence is MSTEVFDAVVIGAGHNGLVAANLLADAGWSVLVLEQAEKPGGAVRTDEVTAPGFRNDLCSAFFPLTAVSPVMRGLGLEEYGLSWRHAPEVLAHVLPDDRCVVLSRDIERTAASADEFARGDGAAWRSLFAQWQDIREPLLNALFTPFPPVRPAVRLLRRTGTAEALRLARMLTLPARRLGEEQFAGEGARLLLAGNAAHSDISVDNAGSAVFGWLLAMTGQDVGFPVPAGGAGELIAALVRRLAARGGEVRCHCPATEVLVAGGRAMGVRDGDGNPIRARKAVLADVPAPTLYGELVSRDWLPSRLITDLGRFQWDSATVKVDWALSGPVPWTAEGARGAGTIHLGADLDGLSEFGGDLVRGRSPRNPFLLFGQMTTSDPHRSPPGTESAWAYSHVPRGLMENREALDRQVTRIEETVEANAPGFTDLIQGRYVQGPLELAAHDPGLVGGAISGGTTAIHQQLFFRPVPGLGRADTPVDRLFLAGASAHPGGAVHGGPGANAARAALARAGMLGKGYAAVIAAANRAVYR, encoded by the coding sequence CGGGCGGCGCGGTGCGGACCGACGAAGTCACCGCGCCCGGATTCCGGAACGACCTCTGCAGTGCGTTCTTCCCCCTCACCGCGGTATCGCCGGTGATGCGGGGACTGGGGCTCGAGGAGTACGGGTTGAGCTGGCGGCACGCTCCCGAAGTGCTCGCGCACGTGCTGCCCGACGATCGGTGCGTGGTGCTCTCCCGGGACATCGAGCGGACGGCGGCGTCGGCCGACGAATTCGCGCGGGGAGACGGCGCCGCGTGGCGGAGCTTGTTCGCGCAGTGGCAGGACATCCGCGAGCCGCTGCTGAACGCGTTGTTCACGCCGTTCCCGCCGGTGCGCCCGGCCGTGCGGCTGTTGCGGCGAACGGGGACCGCCGAGGCGCTGCGACTGGCTCGAATGCTCACGTTGCCCGCTCGCCGGTTGGGGGAGGAGCAGTTCGCCGGTGAGGGCGCTCGGTTGCTGCTGGCCGGGAACGCCGCGCACAGCGACATCTCCGTCGACAACGCGGGCAGCGCGGTCTTCGGCTGGCTGCTCGCGATGACCGGACAGGACGTCGGCTTCCCCGTACCGGCCGGCGGCGCCGGGGAGCTGATCGCGGCACTGGTGCGACGGCTCGCCGCCCGCGGTGGTGAGGTCCGGTGTCATTGTCCCGCCACCGAAGTGCTCGTAGCGGGCGGCCGGGCGATGGGCGTGCGAGACGGCGACGGCAACCCGATCCGGGCGCGCAAGGCGGTGCTCGCGGACGTCCCGGCACCGACGTTGTACGGCGAGCTGGTCTCACGGGATTGGCTTCCCTCGCGGCTGATCACCGATCTCGGCCGGTTCCAGTGGGACAGTGCCACGGTGAAGGTGGACTGGGCGCTTTCCGGCCCCGTCCCGTGGACGGCCGAAGGCGCTCGCGGCGCGGGCACCATCCACCTCGGCGCGGACTTGGACGGTTTGTCGGAGTTCGGCGGTGACCTGGTCCGCGGCCGGAGCCCGCGGAATCCGTTCCTCCTGTTCGGGCAGATGACGACGAGCGATCCGCACCGCTCGCCGCCGGGCACCGAATCGGCCTGGGCGTACAGCCATGTCCCCCGCGGCCTGATGGAGAACCGTGAGGCGCTCGACCGGCAGGTCACCCGGATCGAAGAGACGGTCGAGGCGAACGCGCCGGGGTTCACCGACCTCATCCAGGGCCGGTACGTGCAAGGCCCGCTCGAACTGGCGGCCCACGATCCCGGGCTGGTCGGAGGTGCGATCAGCGGCGGGACCACGGCCATCCACCAGCAGTTGTTCTTCCGCCCCGTCCCCGGCCTCGGCCGCGCGGACACTCCGGTGGACCGCCTGTTCCTCGCGGGCGCGTCGGCCCATCCGGGAGGCGCTGTCCACGGCGGCCCTGGCGCCAACGCGGCCCGCGCCGCGCTGGCCAGGGCGGGAATGCTCGGCAAGGGCTACGCGGCGGTGATCGCCGCGGCCAACCGGGCGGTCTACCGCTGA